The DNA region GCTCGGCGAGGAACTGCGGCAGCACCCGCGCGGCGTTGATGTAGTTGAGCGCCAGCAGGCTGGCGGCCGAGGCGACGGAGAAGAGGGTGCGGGAGTGGGCGATGAACTTCGCCCCCAGCAGCCGGCGGACGGCGAGCCCCAGCAGCGTGGGCGCCAGCACCCACACCAAGAACGCCCAGCCAGAGAAGTGGCGGACGAGCGTCTCAACGGCGCCCTCCTGCGTGGCGCTGAGGCTCATCCCCATCAATCGTAAGAGCGGCGGCGTGAACCACGCGCCCACCAGCAGCGAGAGGACCACCAGCGCGACGCTCCACGCCAGGTCGCCCCCGGACTGCTGCGCCCAGCCGGCAGAGCTGTTGGCGACCGGCATCGCGGCCACCAACGCCAGCCCCAGCAGCAGGCCCGCCGCGTCGGGCGCCGAGAGCACCGCGGGCGCCGTGTAGCCGGCCAGCAGCACCACCAGCCCGGGGCCGATCCACACCAGCGCCAGCGAGAGGGCCATCGCCAGCGGCCGCTGCATGGCGGTCCGCAGCCTGGCGGGGTCCACCTGAACCGCGGCGCAAAACAGCAGCACGGCCACTAGCAGCATCGCGGGGCCGCCGATATCGAGGTCGGGCCGCATCGCCGCCGGCAGCAGGCTGGCGGGGACCAGGTCGACAAACCGCCAGCCGCTGATCCGCACCCCGGGGCCCGGCACGAGCGCCGCCAGCGCGTACACCGCCAGCAGCAGCCAGATCAGGTTGCGGCGGGTCCACTCAGCGATCATGCGCGTGGGGCGAGGGGTCAGCGGGGGGCGTGAACCCCCAGTCTACCCACCATCGCCCAAGCTGGGGACACGAACCGTAGGGCGGGGCCTGCCCTACGGATTAGCCCCGCACCTGCTGCTCGAGGTCTTCTACGCGGCCGCGGAGCTCGTCGACCTGCGTTTGCAGCTCGCGGAGCAGCTCGCGCAGCCCGTCGTTCTCGGGCTCGGCTTGGTGCGTGGGACGCATCGGCGCGCTGGGGGGGGCCGAACTGTGGCCCGCACCACTTGAGGGCGCAGCGCTGGCGGGGGCGTCGTCGATGTCGTCCGCCGCGGCGCCCTGGCGGACCGTGCCCCCCTCGTCGCGGCAGATGCGCTCCAGCTCTTGCGGCTCGTACAGGTTGTGCGTCACCAGCCCCGCGCGGCCCGGCCGGGCGATGAACACCAGCAGGTTCGCGGTGCGGAGCGCCTCGATGATAGGCCGCAGGGCGTCCTGGTCGCGGATGCTCTCCATCCGGCTGGCGCGGGTGCGCAGCTCGCCCATGGTCTGGGCGCCGCGGAGCAGCAGCTCGGCCATCACGGCCAGGCCGTGCTTGTCGACGGCGAGCCACTCGTACGCCAGGTGGCGGAACTTATCGACCCGCCCCGAGCCCTCGATGAGCGACACCACGCCGCGCTTGCGGAGCGAGGTGAGCGCGTCGAACACCTGCTCCTCGTCCAGCTCCATCTGCGGCGAGCGGTTGCTCTTCTGGTTGCACCCGGTGCGGGCGCTGTTGAGCGTCATCGGGTACGCGTCGGGCGTGGTCTTCGCCTTCTCAATCAACACGCCCAACACACGCCGCTCAACAGCAGGTAGCGTGGTCCAACGCGGCGCGGCGGGAGCTTCCATAAGAAATTAACCACAGAGTCGCAGAGAACACGGAGGACGAACGGAGAAGTTGCCCACGAACTCGCGCGAGGGGAACGAATAGGAAAGAAGGAGTTTTCAACAGATTCAAATCGGGCAGTCTTGAGGTAGAAGCCGAAGGATCAAAACGCGTATCGCCCATTATCCGTTGCTATTCGAGCGATTCGTGGGCAACGTCCTTCGTCTCCGTCCGTCTCGGTGCCCTCAGTGGCTCAGTGGTGAACCGTCTACAGCAGGCTCTCGAGCAGCAGCCGCACTTTGCGCATCTCGCTGTTGTGGTCGAAGCCCTCGATGGGGGGCATGTGGACGCTCAGGGCGCGGTTGTACTTGAGCGCCGCGAGCTGCTGGATCAGCTTGCCGTAGTCGACCTCGCCCTGGCCCACGCGCACCTGGAAGTGCTCCTTCGACGTGTCGCGCAGGTGCACGTGCTGCACGTAGGGCAGCACCTTGTCGAACGACTTGCCCTGGTGGGGGCCGGCGATAAACGCGCTGGGGTCGAGGGTTAGGCGCAGCCCTTTGACGTGGTCGCAGAACACGGTGGCATTGTCGGGGTCCTGGCTCATGCGGCCGATCTGCGTCTTCAGGGCCGCCACGCAGCCCTCGTACTCCGCGATGGCCACCATCTTCTGCAGCCGCTCAATCTCTTCGTTGAACGGCGTGCCCAGCTCGCTGGAGGGGATCACCAGCGTG from Pirellulimonas nuda includes:
- a CDS encoding DUF480 domain-containing protein yields the protein MEAPAAPRWTTLPAVERRVLGVLIEKAKTTPDAYPMTLNSARTGCNQKSNRSPQMELDEEQVFDALTSLRKRGVVSLIEGSGRVDKFRHLAYEWLAVDKHGLAVMAELLLRGAQTMGELRTRASRMESIRDQDALRPIIEALRTANLLVFIARPGRAGLVTHNLYEPQELERICRDEGGTVRQGAAADDIDDAPASAAPSSGAGHSSAPPSAPMRPTHQAEPENDGLRELLRELQTQVDELRGRVEDLEQQVRG
- a CDS encoding bile acid:sodium symporter codes for the protein MIAEWTRRNLIWLLLAVYALAALVPGPGVRISGWRFVDLVPASLLPAAMRPDLDIGGPAMLLVAVLLFCAAVQVDPARLRTAMQRPLAMALSLALVWIGPGLVVLLAGYTAPAVLSAPDAAGLLLGLALVAAMPVANSSAGWAQQSGGDLAWSVALVVLSLLVGAWFTPPLLRLMGMSLSATQEGAVETLVRHFSGWAFLVWVLAPTLLGLAVRRLLGAKFIAHSRTLFSVASAASLLALNYINAARVLPQFLAEPKPGVLIAAVVLSIAVCGVGILGAALAAWVFKLSGETRLALAFGLSMKHTGLAHALAAQTPGDQPLAILLIVVATLTQHVGAALLSRRR
- a CDS encoding sugar phosphate isomerase/epimerase family protein, producing MFVAASTQCYPELTPEEVTERLVDLQFTAVELALHERDGWLAPSEVLEDLDKATHQCRQTHRLDIAALSLEIEAEGEAFYDTFTACAKLAKALKVATLVIPSSELGTPFNEEIERLQKMVAIAEYEGCVAALKTQIGRMSQDPDNATVFCDHVKGLRLTLDPSAFIAGPHQGKSFDKVLPYVQHVHLRDTSKEHFQVRVGQGEVDYGKLIQQLAALKYNRALSVHMPPIEGFDHNSEMRKVRLLLESLL